In the genome of Arthrobacter alpinus, the window AAAAGCCAGGTGCCGGCTCCCCTGAGAGGGGCCGGCACCTGGCTTTTGTGCGGGAACTATTTGGCTGTTCAGGGGGTGCGGCTGCCAACCGGGGCTTTGGCTCCCGCGATGTTTTTGAAATAGTGCTCCAGGTCTTCCAGGCTCTTGTCCTTGGTTTCGGGGATGAACTTGGCGGCAAATGCGATGGCGCCAACGCCAAGCACGGCAAATACAAAGAATGTGTTGGACAGTCCAATCCCAGCGAGGAGCTGCGGGAAGCCGAAGCCCACCAGGAAGTTCACGATCCACAAGATGAAGGCAGATGCGCCCATCCCGAGCCCGCGGATTTTCAGCGGGAAGATCTCCGAGAGCATCAGCCAGGTAACGGGCGAGATGGCGCCCTGCTGGAAGGCAAGGAATGTCACGGTCAAGGACAGGATCACGTAGCCGCGCATTGTCCCTTCGGGCAGGATGAGCGAGAAGAGGCCAATCAACAGCAACGCGGTGGTGGTGCCGATCTGGCCGGTGATGAGCATCCGACGTCGGCCCACCTTGCCCAGGAGCCAGATCCCAAGGAACGTGGCCAGCACGGAAATGACGCCGTTGGCGATGTTGGCTGTCAGTGCGGCTTCACGGCCAAAACCGGACTCGGCCAAAATCTGGGTTCCGTAGTACATGATCGAGTTGACGCCGGTGATCTGTTGGATGACCGCGAGTCCGATCCCCACCATGAAGATCCGCCGGAGCCAGGGAATTCCGAGGTCCTTCCAGGAGCCCATCTTGGACTTGTAGTCCTCCACGGCCATGGCTTTGACTTCCTCGAATTCCGCCCGGGCCTCGGTCTGGGACCGGATCCGTTGCAGGACGCTGAGCGTCTCGCCGAAGCTGCCCATGGAGGCCAGCCAGCGTGGGCTTTCGGGCATGAAGTTCATGCCGATCCACAGTGCGATGGCGGGGAGGGTGGCAATGACCAGCATCCAGCGCCAGATTCCGCCTGCT includes:
- a CDS encoding sugar porter family MFS transporter; the encoded protein is MTASLPNDVAGKPPVNHKRALRTVTIISTFGGLLFGYDTGVINGALPYMQEDLGLTPLTEGLVTSSLLFGAAFGALFGGRLADSHGRRKMIMVLAVIFLLGTLSCTFAPSTEVMIAARFVLGLAVGGASVTVPVYLAEVSPSARRGRIVTQNELMIVTGQLLAFIFNAYLGNTFGEAGGIWRWMLVIATLPAIALWIGMNFMPESPRWLASMGSFGETLSVLQRIRSQTEARAEFEEVKAMAVEDYKSKMGSWKDLGIPWLRRIFMVGIGLAVIQQITGVNSIMYYGTQILAESGFGREAALTANIANGVISVLATFLGIWLLGKVGRRRMLITGQIGTTTALLLIGLFSLILPEGTMRGYVILSLTVTFLAFQQGAISPVTWLMLSEIFPLKIRGLGMGASAFILWIVNFLVGFGFPQLLAGIGLSNTFFVFAVLGVGAIAFAAKFIPETKDKSLEDLEHYFKNIAGAKAPVGSRTP